A region of the Sideroxydans lithotrophicus ES-1 genome:
CGCCGGTCGTATTGATTACAACCTTGAATATGTCTGTTGTTACATCAATTTTTTTCCCGGCTGAAGTTTTTTGCGCTTCGAGAGATGAAGACATTACCTGCTGTTCAGAGACTCTTGCTGGCTCCAAAGGCACGGAAGGATCTTTTTGTATTACCGCACTTTCTGCTTGCGCACTTGGCTCGTTTTGACGCGTCCATGCGCTCCATAGCAGGACCAGGGAAAAAGAAAAAGTCAGAAATAAGAATAATCGCCGCAAGTCCATCAATGTTTCACCTGTATTCTAGATTTATGGGACAGGATCATATCCGCCCGGATTCCAAGGATTACAACGAACTACGCGCCTTATTGTCAGCCAAAATCCTTTGAGAGCACCATATTTAGTGATTGCTTCCAGAGAATACTGTGAACAAGAGGGGCAGAATCGGCACGACTGAGGAAGCACAGGACTTATCAATAGCTGGTAGGCTCGAACCAGGAGCAAAAGTACTGATTTCATTTCGTCGCCAATACGCTTATCAATGACTCATTTAATGCAACTCTGGCTATCGCGATATCTTTTTTGTCTAC
Encoded here:
- the yidD gene encoding membrane protein insertion efficiency factor YidD, yielding MKSVLLLLVRAYQLLISPVLPQSCRFCPSCSQYSLEAITKYGALKGFWLTIRRVVRCNPWNPGGYDPVP